Within Trichoderma atroviride chromosome 2, complete sequence, the genomic segment gggaatttttttttggttggaTTGAGTAAATGGGTTAGTACTCAAGGAGATGTATTTTGATTTTATTTCATCCAACGATTCAATGGTCCGAGCTATTCGGCTTTATTTGCGGGCGTGTTTATGGCTTTGACTGCTGTGGTTGGCATATTTACGACCTTATAGCGCTATAAGTTTCAATTATTATTACAATTACGGATACACTTGGCTGTTATAACCGATTTGAACACCCCACATAGCGCAGAATAACGCCTATGTTCCGTGCTAGCTCCCGAGTCTTAGTGCATCCACTTCCGAAATAGGTAGGCAAGTGGAATGCTAGAATCTTCGGGCTGGAAGTTTCTAGCCACTTCCACAAGCAGCGATCCGATCCCATCACCACTTCTAGAACTCTGTAGTTGTTTCTCATCACATCTCTGAACGATGGAGCAACATGTTGTATTGAGAAGATTCAAGTATAAAGAAGCTGGTTGAGGCCTTCTTGACTCTACCATTCTCACTTCCACAACACACACAAACAATCACGAGTAAAGGCAACTCCTCAATACACCGCTATCAATTCCTACTCTAGAATTACAAACCATCCCACCAAATCATTCAAAATGGTCTTCTTCCAGCGCAACTTTTACACTCCCGAGAGCTCTTACACTCCTCTCTTCCGTCTCCTTGACGATTTTGACAGCTACTCACGCCAAAACAATGGCGCACAACACGCCACTCATCGCACTGTCGCACACTGGCAGCCCAAATTCGATGTCCGCGAAACGGGCGAGGCCTACGAGCTCCACGGCGAACTCCCCGGCTTGAATAAGCAGGATGTTCACATCGAATTCACCGAGCCTCAGTCCCTACTCATTAGAGGAAAGGTGGAGCGCACTTATACAGCCGGCACTCCCCCCTACCGACGCTATAGAGGACGCCTCTGTGAGCGGCGCAATTACCGACTCAGAACAAGAGCGCCCCAAGTCTCCTCATCAAGCCACCGTCGAAGATGAGCCAGAAGACGGAACCACtactgccactgctgccTCTGAAAATGAAGTTGTCAAGACTGCGC encodes:
- a CDS encoding uncharacterized protein (EggNog:ENOG41), translating into MFTSNSPSLSPYSLEERWSALIQPALPPTDAIEDASVSGAITDSEQERPKSPHQATVEDEPEDGTTTATAASENEVVKTAPSKQKPTDTAKYWLTERSVGEFSRTFNFPTRVDQEGVTASFKDGILNVVVPKAAKHEPRRIAVF